In Erigeron canadensis isolate Cc75 chromosome 1, C_canadensis_v1, whole genome shotgun sequence, a single window of DNA contains:
- the LOC122594423 gene encoding protein FAR1-RELATED SEQUENCE 5-like, producing MRSSRLGLGEGGDPLDANVQNSLPTIGLITQFASRSGLSRSLPEHLPWCSQSDAINSTSEPTLIDDIDKNGYIVHDEEEIIETGEINDETQYFVDIDGHLSHEDNETDPNDVFNQSFEGCIIGKKFNDAEDAYNFYNEYGLSKGFGIRKHYHNKHSGTKEIYRHIFVCNKQGLKCRKQTTDNVKPRCIRRTGCKAMIQVTLSEQGKWVVDKFVDEHNHPLDNLSRVPTQWSHKVFHRSKECKDLVKLMSQQGIRPSAITKIVNAYKGNLEDKLTRIQCSAIVGEERKFNLGKECHEIIMHFQEKAKVDKDFYFAIDLNADGTFKSVFWADGRSRSAYNQFGDVVVFDVTYKTNTFGLPFAPFVGVNHHGQTILFGASLLENETEVTFTWLFKIFLECMYDCPPISIITDQDMAMGKAIQKVFPKSRHRFYAWHIRKHVIEHLQPLRSRFFDFKDTYNKWVKSQNISDFEAGWEVLKEKYNIDDDTWLGKMYKLRSFWVKAYLKDTFFAGMTTSGRSESIHSFFDDYVNSKTMLNEFVVQYDKAVSSRRMAEEDEDFRTVDSQPTLHSDHPIEVMAAKYYTRNIYEIFKKEWKASFDCGHEKICKDDKLVTYRVGYLAGNKEGWKTVECKVGSPFYASCSCARFETSGYLCKHILYIMKKKLLTSIPDHYISPRWTMNAAYKVGSIGTKKKSVSSDASNEVSFMNLWSIRAKFNKVIEDGRDSPSQIEKLDAFFDGFLEEQHRRKNSQAGMISGSNSTIPIANQMDMPQRLLASDPINRVKTKGRTKVATRQKSSIELSMDEKKKKRCGYCRGKGHNSTRCQQKRCAFFLRWMNYEMVIGLLIVTYKMVMLLIST from the exons atgagatctAGCCGTTTGGGGTTGGGGGAGGGTGGGGACCCACTTGATGCCAACGTTCAAAACTCTTTACCCACAATCGGTTTAATTACGCAATTTGCTAGCCGATCGGGCCTTAGCCGAAGCCTACCCGAACACCTTCCATGGTGTAGCCAATCGG ATGCAATAAATAGTACCAGTGAACCTACATTGATTGATGACATCGACAAAAATGGATATATAGTTCATGATGAGGAAGAAATCATTGAAACGG GTGAGATAAATGATGAAACACAATATTTTGTCGACATAGACGGACATCTTTCACATGAGGATAATGAAACCGATCCAAATGATGTTTTCAATCAATCTTTTGAGGGCTGTATAATCGGGAAAAAATTTAATGATGCAGAAGATGCTTATAATTTCTATAACGAGTATGGTCTGTCTAAAGGTTTTGGTATCCGAAAGCATTACCACAATAAGCACTCGGGCACAAAGGAAATATACCGACACATATTTGTGTGTAACAAACAGGGTTTAAAGTGTAGAAAGCAAACAACAGACAATGTGAAACCACGTTGTATTAGGCGTACAGGGTGTAAGGCAATGATACAAGTGACTCTGTCAGAGCAAGGAAAGTGGGTTGTGGACAAGTTTGTGGATGAACACAATCATCCTTTGGATAATCTGTCACGGGTACCAACACAGTGGTCTCACAAGGTCTTTCATCGTTCCAAAGAATGTAAGGATCTTGTAAAATTGATGTCACAACAAGGCATCAGACCTAGTGCAATCACGAAAATAGTGAATGCATATAAGGGTAATCTAGAGGACAAACTAACACGAATTCAGTGTTCTGCTATTGTTGGTGAAGAAAGGAAATTCAACTTAGGCAAAGAGTGTCATGAAATTATTATGCATTTTCAAGAGAAAGCTAAGGTggataaagatttttattttgcAATAGATTTGAACGCCGATGggacatttaaaagtgtgtttTGGGCTGATGGCCGATCAAGATCCGCTTATAACCAGTTTGGTGatgttgttgtttttgatgtAACTTACAAGACGAATACATTTGGCTTGCCATTTGCTCCGTTTGTTGGGGTTAACCACCATGGTCAAACTATTTTGTTTGGAGCATCATTGTTAGAAAATGAAACCGAGGTGACATTTACATGGTTGTTCAAAATTTTTCTAGAATGCATGTATGATTGTCCACCTATTTCTATCATTACCGACCAAGATATGGCTATGGGTAAAGCAATTCAAAAGGTGTTCCCCAAATCAAGGCATCGATTTTACGCTTGGCATATTAGAAAGCATGTTATAGAGCACCTTCAACCATTACGCTCtcgattttttgattttaaagataCCTACAATAAGTGGGTAAAAAGCCAAAATATTAGTGATTTTGAAGCAGGCTGGGAAGTTTTAAAGGAGAAATATAACATAGATGATGATACTTGGTTGGGAAAGATGTATAAGTTACGTAGTTTTTGGGTTAAAGCATATCTCAAAGACACATTTTTTGCTGGAATGACAACTAGCGGGCGAAGTGAAAGCATTCATTCATTTTTTGATGATTATGTGAACTCTAAAACAATGTTAAATGAATTTGTAGTGCAATATGACAAGGCTGTGAGTTCGCGAAGAATGgcggaagaagatgaagatttcaGAACAGTAGACTCACAACCGACATTGCATAGTGACCATCCGATTGAAGTAATGGCAGCAAAATATTATACTCGAAATATCTATGAGATCTTCAAAAAAGAATGGAAGGCTAGTTTTGATTGTGGTCATGAAAAAATATGCAAAGATGACAAGTTGGTCACATATCGAGTTGGTTACTTAGCAGGTAATAAAGAAGGTTGGAAAACGGTTGAATGTAAGGTTGGTTCCCCGTTTTATGCTTCTTGTTCGTGTGCAAGATTTGAGACATCTGGTTATTTGTGCAAACATATTCTCTATATTATGAagaaaaagttgttaacttCCATTCCCGATCACTACATATCACCAAGATGGACTATGAACGCAGCTTACAAGGTTGGAAGTATTGGAACGAAAAAGAAGAGTGTTAGCTCTGATGCTAGTAATGAAGTTAGTTTCATGAATTTATGGTCTATTAGAGCAAAGTTTAACAAAGTCATTGAAGATGGTCGAGATTCCCCGTCTCAAATTGAAAAGCTTGATGCATTCTTTGATGGTTTTCTTGAAGAGCAACATAGAAGAAAGAACAGTCAAGCTGGGATGATTTCTGGAAGTAATTCTACAATACCAATTGCCAACCAGATGGACATGCCACAACGCTTACTTGCGTCTGATCCTATAAATCGTGTGAAGACGAAAGGGCGTACGAAGGTAGCCACAAGGCAAAAATCTAGTATAGAATTGTCTATGgatgagaagaaaaagaaaagatgtgGCTATTGTAGAGGAAAGGGTCATAACTCTACCCGGTGTCAACAAAAAAGATGTGCTTTCTTCTTAAGATGGATGAATTACGAGATGGTGATAGGCCTGCTAATAGTCACTTACAAGATGGTGATGTTGCTGATTAGTACATGA